GGTGGCAGTGACGATCTTGCCGGCAGCCTTGATGTCCGCAAGCTGGTCGGCCTCGGCGGCGCTGGCAAGACAAAGTGCGGCTAGGCCGAGAAGCGTGCCTTTGACGGTCATGTGAATGCTCATTGCAGTTGCTCCTTTTTGAACCAACGGGGTGGATACGACCAACACGCACTGCGTCGCCGTATTCTAGATCAGAAAGTACCGGACCGATGTACGTGTTTTGCGTAAATCGGCTGCTTCCATCTTCGAGCTGGCGTCAGCGTGACGCACCGCCCGTGCATATTCTGCTTCGCCGCGCAAGACTGCCATGCCTGAACGCTACGAGAAGTCCTTGTTTCCGCGATTCGGCAAAGCGACCGAACTTCGCAGTCTACTCATACGTTTCAGCCAAGCGGCAAGGCAAGAAAATTGACGTCCTATCGGCATCGTTGATAAGTGCGGTTCCGATGCAACGTTATACAACTTTTTGAAGGACGAGCCCGGAACATTCGACAGCGTGAAGCCGGCCAGCGCCTAAAACGGTCGCAATTTCCAATTTCGCGCAGACTGACCCGACCAAGGCAACTTCCAAGTCTGTTTCGGCCTGCACCGACCGCTGGTTCGAGGTCTTGGTCAAAAGAGATCGTGCAGCATTTCTACGGATTGCTCGTTGGACCGGGAGTTGGCGGTAGGGGGGACGGTATATTTGGAATTATGGGATCGGGAGTTGGCGGCAAAGCGGACGGTATTTTCGGTATTGCGGGACCCGGAAGAGGCGATATCGGGGACGGTATATTGGGAATTGTGGGATCGGTAGTGGACGGTATCGGAGAAGGTATCGGAACCGTAAAGCCGCCAATGGGCGATATTGGTGATGGTATCGTAGGGCCTGGGCCAGGAATGCCGGGCAATCCACCTAGTGTCTGCGGCAAAGGCAATCCTCGTTCCTGGAAGAATTTCACAAGCTCTTTGTTGTCGCCAAACTCAAGATCGCCGATCGTCAGCGCGAAGCCGGGTTCGCCCGGGCAGTTGGTTCTGATCTGTCCTTCGGTTGCCGCGGCAGCCAGTTTCATTTCTGCAGCAGCGCGATCGTAGTTTGCCGGTTCGGAGCCAAGCAATTTGGTGGTCAGATTGGCTGCTATCCAGAGTCCGCCATCATCAGCTTCGACCCGTTTTGGGACGAGTGCGTACTGGACCGCGGTCCACGCTGGTGTGAACAGGAAGTGGTGTTCCCCGCCTTTGACCTTGAGCGGTTTGCCATCCGGGCCACGGCCCTGTCTCTGAAAAGGCAAATCACTCAAGAGCACCACGTCCGGGGCGGTCTGCAGGCCAACCGGAACAGTAACGTTTGCGCCGACTGACGGAACTGATACCCAGGCTTCCTCGAACTCCGCTTTTCTGTCTGTCTTGAGCGCCAGCTTGATGTTGCGGCAACCGATATCGGGCTTTAGCATCACGATTGTGTTGCCACCCACCTCCCCTATTTCGAAGCGCGCATCGAACCCGGACGCTATGCTCGCATTTCCGTTGAGGTCGACCGTCGTACCGACGCCTCTTCCTATCAAGGGGTCGACATGCAGATCTACGGATGCCTTGGCGTCGGCCTGCGCATTGAGCGAAAGCTTCAAGCGTCTCCCTTTGGTCCAGGATATGCCGACTGCATTCACCACTATTGCTGCCGCTACCGCTCCTGGGTCAGCAAGCTCGGCGAAAACCCCGACCTCACCGAGAACATCTGCGCTCCATTTTTGATCGGCAAGCCGGCCCTTGAATTGCACCGACTTGACGGTTGCGGTCCTGTTTGCAGCAGGAAGTTGGTTGAATTTGTCTTGAACCAGGTGAGCCACTGTCCCGTTTATCCAAAGAGCAATATCGGCGTCTTTCAATTTGGGTATCCGTATTTGCTCCAGATTTTTTCGCATCCTGACGATGTCATCCTGAATTTCGGAAGGCGGCTCCTTGACGCTGGTTGCCACTGGTTTTTCGTTGAAATCGGTCAGCAGCCATACTCCGCCGTCGAGGATGACAGCGTTGGCCGCCTTAATTTCTTGCGACAGTTCGTTTGGCGGGACGGTCATCCGAACCTTGATCCAGTTTTCATCTTTTGGATCGCGGACCGAAACCGTCTGCGTGAAATCTTGTTTCAAATCGTAAGCGAAGCTGTTTTTGAACGGGAGCTCCAAGGTGAAAGCTTCGGTGAACTGCAACATGAGACCCGTTTCGATAAGGTCGCTCGCATACTCCCTCAACTTGATATTGAACCAGCCCCATCCGAATGTATCCCCACGGTGACGGCCGTCTTGTGATGTGAAGCTTAACATTGGAAGTCCTAGTGGTAACCCTAGGAGTAGTCCTATGACCAAGCAGCACATTGAAGTGATCACGTCGGTCGAGCGTCGGCGTCGGTGGTCTCGCGAAGAGAAAGAACGGCTGGTAGCGGCAACGTTAGAGCCTGAAGCAGTTATCTCGGATGTTGCGCGTTCCGCAGGGATCCATGTCAGCCAATTATTCCGGTGGCGTAAGGAGCTTTGCCAGATGTCAGCGCCGTCGGTCCCACAACTCCTTCCGGTCGAAGTCGTCGCGGCCTTGCCGTCGCCGGAGGCGGTGGAAACACCATCACCTTCTCGGGTGCGCAAGAAGAGCAGCATGGTGACGATCGAGCTTGGCCGCGGCCGACGTATTCGTGTGGAGAGCGATGTCGATACGGAAGCGTTGGGCCGGATCCTCGATGTTGTGGAGCGGCGATGATCCCGGTTCCGAGCGGCGTGAAGGTGTGGCTCGCCACCGGCTATACGGATATGCGCAAGGGCTTTCCCGGTCTGTCGCTGATGGTGCAGGAGACGCTGAAGCGCGATCCGCACAATGGTCATCTGTTTTGCTTTCGCGGGCGTCAGGGCGGATTGATCAAAGTGATCTGGCATGATGGGCAAGGCGCCTGTCTGTTCACCAAGAAGCTGGAAAGCGGACGGTTCGTCTGGCCGTCGGCGGCTGATGGCACCCTGGTGATCACGCCCGCCCAGCTCGGCTATTTGCTGGAAGGCATTGACTGGCGGATGCCACAAAAAACCTGGCGTCCCAGCTCGGCTGGATGATGGAAACTGCTGGAAAGACGGGAGCGAATATGATTCCATCCCGCCATGACCGATGCGGCCAATCAACTTCCAGACGACCTTGCCAGCGCGCATGCGATGATCCTCGCCGAGCGTGCGGGACGCCGTGAAGCCGAAGCAATTGCCGCTCGTGCGCAGGCGGTGAACGCGCATTCGGATGCGTTGATTGCCCGCTTGAGACTGGAGATCGAGAAGCTCAAGCGCGACATCCACGGCAGCCGCTCCGAGCGCAAGGCGCGTCTTCTCGAACAGATGGAATTGCAGCTTGAAGAGCTGGAAGCTGATGCCAGTCACGACGAATTGGCGGCCGAGATGGCGGCCCGATCATCAACCACCGTCAAAGCCTTCGAGCGCAAGCGTCCTTCACGAAAGCCGTTTCCCGAGCATCTGCCGCGCGAACGTGTCGTCATCGCTGCACCTCACACTTGTCCGTGCTGCGGCTCCGGCAAGCTGGCGAAACTAGGTGAGGATATTACCGAGACGCTGGAAGTGATCCCGCGTCAATGGAAGGTCATTCAGACGGTGCGGGAAAAGTTCACCTGCCGCGAGTGCGAGAAGATCACGCAGCCTCCGGCACCTTTCCATGTGACACCACGCGGCTTTGCCGGGCCAAACCTGCTCGCCATGATTCTGTTTGAGAAGTTCGGCCAGCATCAGCCGCTGAACCGCCAGAGCGAGCGCTATGCCCGCGAAGGCATCGACCTCAGCCTCTCGACGCTTGCCGACCAGGTCGGTGCCTGTGCCGCAGCGCTGAAGCCGGTGCATGCGCTGATTGAAGCGCATGTTCTCAGCGCCGATCGGCTGCATGGCGATGACACGACCGTGCCAATCCTGGCGAAAGGCAAGACCGACACGGGTCGCATCTGGACGTATGTCAGGGATGACCGCCCATTTTGCGGCTCCAGCCCGCCGGCAGCCCTTTACTATGCGTCGCGCGATCGGCGGCAGGAACATCCCGAGCGTCATCTTAAGAGCTTCGCCGGTATTCTGCAGGCGGACGCCTATGGCGGCTACAACCCGCTCTTCAAAGTGGATCGCGATTTGGGTCCGCTGACACAGGCACTGTGCTGGGCACATTCGCGCCGCAAGTTCTTCGGGCTTGCCGACATTGCGACGAATGCCAAACGCGGCAAGAACGCCACGCCGATCTCACCGGTTGCGCTCGACGCCGTAAAGCGCATCGATGCACTGTTCGACATTGAGCGCGACATCAATGGCCTTTCCGCCAACGAGCGGCTGCAACGACGCCAGCAGGAAAGCCGTCCTCTTGTCGACGAGCTTGAGAACTGGATGCGGATCGAGAGATCAAAACTGTCGCGCAGCTCGCCGGTCACCGAGCCCATCGACTACATGCTGAAGCGCTGGGAAGGCTTCACGACATTCCTCGGTGACGGTCGGATTTGCCTGACGAACAATGCTGCCGAACGAGCACTGCGCGGCTTCGCCCTCGGCAGAAAATCGTGGTTGTTTGCGGGCTCCGATCGCGGTGCTGACCGGGCTGCCTTCATGGCCACGCTGATCATGACGGCCAAGCTCAATGACATCGATCCGCAGGCCTGGCTTGCCGATGTCCTCGCCCGCATCGCCGATATGCCGGTTACAAAACTCGCAGAGCTGTTGCCGTGGCATTGGAAACCGGAAACAGCGATCATCGCGTCGGCCGCGTAACAGGGCGCGGAACAGTTCTTCCGACCGTCGCAAACCTTCATCGCTTAGAACGACAGACTTCGACTTGTTCGCGGGATCTGCAATCAGACCCTTCTGATGCAAACGGTCCATGACGCCCCAGTCAAACCCTTTCCAGGCGCGACGCTCGTCATGCAGCGTGAGCCATAGTAAGGCGAGAACAGCATCATTGATCTTCTCGTCATCGATCTCCATGCCGGAAACATACCATGCGCACAGGCTAAAATCCTGCGGCCCTCACCGGATGCGTACATCCGAATTCGGGATCGAGTCTCAAGAGAGAGAGCGCGAACACGGCTTGCGCGTCCCCATTTGCCCCTTCTTCTATGCCTTTGAAAACGAGGGAGGCTTGGCCATCAAACTTGACAGTCAGATCCCTTTCCTTCGAATAGGCCTCGAGGCGAAGGAATGCCCAGGCGAAACCGGGTTGAAAGTCGACGCTAACATTCCGCAGATGGACGACGGTGTCCTCACCTGCCTTGAATTTGGGGTCGTAGGCAATTTGTGCGTCCTTCAGGCTCTCCAGCGCGGTGTTCAATCCCCGCTCCGACATAAACAACCCCGCTGGCCACGCTTCTGGAACGGGCTTCTGCCTCAAAAGGTCTTCGGCCTCCGATAGTGATCTCCACTCCGATAGGGTGCGGTCACGCTCGAAACTTAAATGCTGAAGTGCCAGCCACCCGACACCCATGGCTGCAAATAATGCAATTGCAATAATGACGCGTGCGCCCGTTCCCATGGCATGATCCAAAGCCAGATGATGGTAGTGTCAAATTAATGATAACACCTATTGTATTCGGCATACGGCCGACGGCAACAAGGGTATCGCTTCCTTCGATGACTTGTTGTCCCGACGTTACCTGACGTGGCCGCGTTCAATTTGGTCATAATATAATCCTTGCTGTGGTCATGTAGTGCGTTGGAGCGGCAAATCCGTTGGGCCGAATACTGTCACGGCATGGGCAATGCGCCCGTAGCCTTCTAACGATTGATCAGCCAGAGGATCAGCGAAAACACAATGCTGACAAGTAGGCCCGTGGTGATTGGGACGTACATGGTAAAATTCTCGCGCTCGATCAGAATATCGCCCGGCAGTCTTCCAAAGCCAACGCGCGCGAGCCACGGCCAGAGAATACCGACCGCAACGATAACAAGACCGACAATGATCAAGGTTCGGGACATCCTATCCGCACGCTGTGTGTCGTAAATTTCATTGATCGATCGAATGATGAAAACAGACCGGAATTTTAACACAACTGGCAGAGATGTGCCTGCGCGCGTCATCTCCGCCAAGCCACGTCGCTGGACGCTGCTTTATATGCAAACTGTGGGGGGGAGTTCTGTCTCACTGCAAGGGCGGCTTTCTCAGAAAGCTGTTGCGATCGGCCGACTTCACCCGCAGCCATGCCTCGCGCCCGTTGCGCAGGACCCGCAGGGGGATCTCTGCGCCGGCAGGGCCGCTCGTCCACACCTTCCGGTAAAAATCAGCCAGCCCATCAACCTCCTCGCCCCGGATCTCCGAGATGATGTCGCCCTGACGCAGGCCCGCCTGAGCCGCCGGACCTCCTTGCGCGACACTCATAACCACAACCTTTCCGCGGCTCTCGGCAGAGAATGCCCCGAGCCAAGGCCGCGGCGGCTTGTTCACTCGGCCGCGCTTGAGTAGATCATCCAGGATCGGCGGCAACAAATTGATCGGTACGATCATATTGATGTCCGCCATCTCTCCATTGTTGCTCATTTGCAAGTGAAGTGAGCCGATGCCCAGGAGTCTGCCGTCTGTGTCGAGCAATGCAGCCCCTCCCCAGGAAGGATGAGCCGGCGCAATGAAGATCGCCTCATCCAGTACGTACTCCCAATAGCCGGCAAATTCCTGTTTGGCGACGATGTTCGCTCGGACGAGCTGACCGATCCCATCCGCAAGCACAACCGGATCTCCGACCTTGGCCTGGGCTGCATCGCCGAAGTCCACCGCTGGCACGCCGAGCGGCCCAATCGCCTGCACGAGGCCAAATCCGGTTTCTTGATCATAGGCAAGCGCATGCCCTGGAACGACGTGCCCGTCATGGCGGGTCAACCAAACTTCCTCGGC
This window of the Phyllobacterium zundukense genome carries:
- the tnpA gene encoding IS66-like element accessory protein TnpA; this translates as MTKQHIEVITSVERRRRWSREEKERLVAATLEPEAVISDVARSAGIHVSQLFRWRKELCQMSAPSVPQLLPVEVVAALPSPEAVETPSPSRVRKKSSMVTIELGRGRRIRVESDVDTEALGRILDVVERR
- the tnpB gene encoding IS66 family insertion sequence element accessory protein TnpB (TnpB, as the term is used for proteins encoded by IS66 family insertion elements, is considered an accessory protein, since TnpC, encoded by a neighboring gene, is a DDE family transposase.), with amino-acid sequence MIPVPSGVKVWLATGYTDMRKGFPGLSLMVQETLKRDPHNGHLFCFRGRQGGLIKVIWHDGQGACLFTKKLESGRFVWPSAADGTLVITPAQLGYLLEGIDWRMPQKTWRPSSAG
- the tnpC gene encoding IS66 family transposase, giving the protein MTDAANQLPDDLASAHAMILAERAGRREAEAIAARAQAVNAHSDALIARLRLEIEKLKRDIHGSRSERKARLLEQMELQLEELEADASHDELAAEMAARSSTTVKAFERKRPSRKPFPEHLPRERVVIAAPHTCPCCGSGKLAKLGEDITETLEVIPRQWKVIQTVREKFTCRECEKITQPPAPFHVTPRGFAGPNLLAMILFEKFGQHQPLNRQSERYAREGIDLSLSTLADQVGACAAALKPVHALIEAHVLSADRLHGDDTTVPILAKGKTDTGRIWTYVRDDRPFCGSSPPAALYYASRDRRQEHPERHLKSFAGILQADAYGGYNPLFKVDRDLGPLTQALCWAHSRRKFFGLADIATNAKRGKNATPISPVALDAVKRIDALFDIERDINGLSANERLQRRQQESRPLVDELENWMRIERSKLSRSSPVTEPIDYMLKRWEGFTTFLGDGRICLTNNAAERALRGFALGRKSWLFAGSDRGADRAAFMATLIMTAKLNDIDPQAWLADVLARIADMPVTKLAELLPWHWKPETAIIASAA
- a CDS encoding DUF2905 domain-containing protein, yielding MSRTLIIVGLVIVAVGILWPWLARVGFGRLPGDILIERENFTMYVPITTGLLVSIVFSLILWLINR
- a CDS encoding S1C family serine protease; translation: MTIDTISQSMVALRSTIPDDAFTAATLGTLREGSGVVIRKDGLVLTIGYLITEAEEVWLTRHDGHVVPGHALAYDQETGFGLVQAIGPLGVPAVDFGDAAQAKVGDPVVLADGIGQLVRANIVAKQEFAGYWEYVLDEAIFIAPAHPSWGGAALLDTDGRLLGIGSLHLQMSNNGEMADINMIVPINLLPPILDDLLKRGRVNKPPRPWLGAFSAESRGKVVVMSVAQGGPAAQAGLRQGDIISEIRGEEVDGLADFYRKVWTSGPAGAEIPLRVLRNGREAWLRVKSADRNSFLRKPPLQ